Proteins encoded together in one Plasmodium vivax chromosome 6, whole genome shotgun sequence window:
- a CDS encoding hypothetical protein, conserved (encoded by transcript PVX_001845A), which translates to MNEAKKCPDQRPDQRPPEEDPQFDGPCGNGENSNDGSVANISNIATVNFASLEREFRRIYRYPSQERPPSVSQQSQQSQPSEPSEQSEVNETNEANEADETHEDDYFCGKARGSAHVMPNQSSEETLHTQRAGMHTEGSVGRALPRGEQKQRADHYGGMLPPQFERRGPTGMSSQGNFASTNSIEHILRSIQEDTILGINGGGGGNSGGCSSNVAPRLADAVDAVQAIHPMCRLWWGDKPFAYRWERGMNRQEVQRCVHNFCINIANEEFYLVRLERLPEDNLLKEKQKNIQRILLRGNTYAYYKLCERYEHHSLGDLQPNEEYLIKRKNQVQEKLMNPLNFPEVLRAIEYTKEGGNLLKHTVYSIPHLRFFFISKDLNFIKWFSSRKTDEQCKIYFDKINSLEIKIVHEHLLENLKVNILKRLSFSIVYMNEKKKVTLTCKSLQEFNYWVTTIRALMFRAKRMKTTRSVLLSHVSGGDGDEGAGGDTLSQEWSNSIARWRGAEGDAGRPDRREVSLSGNSRPSKVCASSKLCESSTSSNPRGGGDPSKWSPQHGEAQPNKGCELKGQSGSTKKELHTEEGKTSLESFHLYKLIVFPDCNLCQVKTKFYLLKEKAYKYRILIEKEIDEYHMEGGLHPEGGTNLEGDANTERAPPPRRNSPPRFHFNFSGNFSGNFSGNEAGKEDPARGGTLSKGKRKGTWSSSSSPHVALPEVYTLNRETNLSIRDGGEVSRGTTPSLAAAGEAAALGGRGDPVGGNHEDEAEEDTDQFKLQLIVKIYNRIDVKLKQVQKDIMHVVQVLKREESEQPAEQPTEKQSSPQGGIAGFSLEHLWKYTTDAYRTLEGKIYKAGDNRHGGDSHYVGGGRYSGDDRYAGDGRYSGDGRYPHSNEPPPQLPRSELRQREERPDPLAPKACRKQSSQLIHDILFDMWLCEMEFGNIEDIYATYVSCSKRKKNFMANVDAPAFVKNISQQISSTILRYMNM; encoded by the exons atgaacgaagCGAAGAAGTGCCCAGATCAGCGCCCAGACCAGCGCCCCCCCGAAGAGGACCCCCAGTTCGACGGCCCCTGTGGCAACGGGGAAAACAGCAACGATGGGAGTGTCGCGAACATTTCAAATATCGCCACCGTCAACTTTGCCAGCCTCGAGAGGGAGTTCCGGAGGATTTACAGGTACCCCTCGCAGGAGCGACCGCCATCGGTGAGTCAGCAGAGTCAGCAGAGTCAGCCGAGTGAGCCGAGCGAGCAGAGCGAGGTGAATGAGACAAACGAAGCGAATGAAGCAGACGAGACACACGAAGACGATTACTTCTGTGGGAAGGCCCGGGGGAGTGCCCACGTGATGCCGAACCAGTCGAGTGAGGAGACGCTGCACACACAGCGCGCTGGAATGCACACCGAAGGTTCGGTCGGAAGGGCCCTCCCaagaggggaacaaaaacaacGTGCCGATCACTATGGAGGTATGCTGCCCCCCCAGTTTGAGCGGAGGGGACCCACGGGGATGAGCAGCCAGGGGAACTTCGCCTCGACTAACTCCATTGAGCATATTTTAAGGAGCATTCAGGAGGACACCATTTTGGGGAtaaacggggggggaggtggcaACTCCGGTGGGTGCAGTTCGAACGTTGCCCCACGTCTCGCGGATGCGGTGGACGCAGTGCAGGCCATTCACCCG aTGTGCCGGCTCTGGTGGGGAGACAAACCCTTCGCGTACCGCTGGGAGCGCGGCATGAACCGGCAGGAGGTGCAACGGTGCGTGCACAACTTCTGCATCAACATCGCAAACGAGGAATTCTACCTCGTTCGTCTGGAGAGACTCCCAGAGGACAACCTCctaaaggagaagcaaaaaaacatacaGAGGATACTGCTCAGAGGCAACACCTACGCGTATTACAAACTATGTGAGCGATATGAGCACCACTCATTGGGGGATTTGCAACCAAATGAAGAGTACCTAATTAAGAGGAAGAACCAAGTGCAGGAGAAACTCATGAACCCGCTAAACTTCCCAGAGGTGTTGAGAGCCATAGAATACACAAAGGAAGGAGGCAACCTACTAAAGCATACCGTCTACAGCATCCCTCACTTAcgtttcttcttcataagcaaagatttaaattttataaaatggtTCTCTTCAAGAAAAACAGACGAGCaatgtaaaatttatttcgaTAAGATCAACAGCCTAGAAATAAAAATCGTTCATGAGCATCTGCTGGAGAATCTAAAGGTTAATATTTTGAAGAGACTCTCCTTTTCCATCGTTTATATgaatgagaagaagaaggtaACCCTCACATGTAAAAGCTTGCAAGAGTTTAACTACTGGGTCACTACCATCAGGGCACTCATGTTCCGCGCGAAGAGGATGAAGACGACTCGCAGCGTTTTGCTATCCCATGTTAGTGGAGGGGACGGAGATGAAGGGGCAGGGGGGGACACTCTCTCGCAGGAGTGGTCCAACAGCATTGCACGTTGGAGGGGAGCCGAGGGGGACGCGGGACGGCCCGACCGGCGGGAGGTCAGCCTGAGCGGTAATTCAAGACCGTCTAAAGTGTGTGCGTCTTCAAAACTGTGTGAGTCTTCTACTTCCTCTAACCCCCGtggggggggggaccccTCGAAATGGAGCCCGCAACACGGGGAAGCGCAGCCCAACAAGGGGTGCGAACTGAAAGGACAAAGCGGCTCGACGAAGAAGGAACTTCACACAGAAGAGGGCAAGACCTCCCTTGAGTCATTTCACCTCTATAAGCTGATTGTGTTCCCGGATTGTAACCTCTGTCAGGTCAAGACGAAATTTTACCTGCTCAAGGAGAAGGCCTATAAGTACCGAATTTTAATTGAAAAGGAGATTGACGAGTACCACATGGAGGGCGGCCTCCACCCGGAGGGGGGTACCAACCTGGAGGGGGACGCCAACACGGAGCGTGCCCCACCTCCCCGAAGAAATTCCCCTCCCCGCTTCCACTTCAATTTTAGCGGCAATTTTAGCGGCAATTTTAGCGGAAACGAGGCGGGGAAGGAGGACCccgcgaggggggggacccTCTCCAAGGGGAAGCGCAAGGGGACCTGGTCCAGCagctcctccccccacgTGGCGCTACCGGAGGTATACACACTAAACAGGGAAACGAATTTGAGCATTCGCGACGGTGGGGAGGTATCCAGGGGAACAACACCCAGTttagcagcagcaggagaaGCGGCTGCACTAGGAGGACGTGGCGACCCAGTGGGGGGGAACCACGAGGACGAAGCAGAGGAAGACACGGACCAGTTCAAGCTCCAgctaattgtaaaaatatataaccgCATTGATGTGAAACTGAAGCAGGTTCAGAAGGACATCATGCACGTGGTGCAGGTGCTGAAGAGGGAGGAGTCGGAGCAGCCAGCGGAGCAGCCAACGGAGAAGCAGTCGAGCCCGCAGGGAGGCATCGCGGGGTTCTCCCTGGAGCACCTCTGGAAGTACACCACGGATGCGTACAGAACGTTGGAGGGGAAGATTTACAAGGCGGGGGATAACCGCCACGGTGGGGATAGCCACTACGTCGGGGGTGGCCGCTACTCTGGGGATGACCGCTACGCTGGGGATGGCCGCTACTCTGGGGATGGTCGCTACCCTCACTCCAACGAGCCACCCCCCCAACTGCCAAGATCCGAACTGCGCCAGCGGGAAGAGCGGCCCGACCCACTTGCTCCGAAGGCATGCAGAAAGCAGTCCAGCCAACTCATCCACGACATCCTCTTCGACATGTGGCTCTGCGAAATGGAATTCGGGAACATCGAGGACATCTATGCCACCTATGTGTCCTGCTCCAAGCGGAAAAAGAACTTCATGGCCAACGTAGACGCCCCCGCCTTCGTGAAGAACATCTCGCAGCAGATCTCCAGCACCATCCTGCGCTACATGAACATGTGA
- a CDS encoding hypothetical protein (encoded by transcript PVX_001850A), protein MSGTEEAPRGGAAVDRGGGDSIRGVHGGVLGGVDGIRGVLGGVNGGVLGGVHGDARSDLHDDVHVTSLGGEGSQSQGAHTEVKLDGVEGQDREGGGLPDGISPVTQPQVQVQPCWPPEVPNGDTPNEATLNEATPNGATPNEATLNEATPNGATPNEGCEGTAEPRADYATETIANAKEILRNSNQYVMREPKLEADELNGLEEILHSKDGEVASVVGGTIGGGTLGGVETDGHAPASEPNDANMTALLGKGNSSLPFILKGISETLNHILTEDKMKNRNKNKLIQVVQNAHMLLRSKYNLVLKCDSNLATIVKKIKRLYRLYRKLDVPAGMSRRVPTSVGVVGTDVLPVGRIARGERQPVGGAPTQGNANTSASNNGGEKEVRRNDPSSDASSVGCRRSWNVGGGEGNEEALQSTLQEKLLNGGPLQEAPLHEVAPPAMVTPNEALPHARHDTTTVEGFPQGDTKEDGNCDGKEDHPLGAKQLSYSFVKGDEGRSYKNLTSIDSKSTAMSTHKEDTGSSVTTEGRGKKIKPQRGRTGGGAAKAANAASAVSAADEAEMHPARNQHCGHPTSTAHYGHPARSPTKERNKNKKKKEREKKRILHELSKLNALFFFTFNHKGDIINYLHREISSSISEFDAAYQLYVSK, encoded by the coding sequence ATGAGCGGCACTGAGGAAGCCCCCCGGGGCGGTGCAGCGGTCGACCGTGGGGGGGGCGATAGCATACGTGGTGTGCATGGCGGTGTGCTTGGCGGTGTGGATGGCATACGAGGTGTGCTTGGCGGCGTGAATGGCGGTGTGCTTGGCGGCGTACATGGCGATGCACGAAGCGATCTGCATGACGATGTGCACGTGACATCCCTGGGAGGAGAGGGCAGCCAAAGCCAAGGTGCACACACAGAGGTGAAGCTTGACGGGGTGGAGGGCCAGGACAGAGAGGGGGGCGGCCTTCCCGATGGAATCAGCCCTGTAACGCAGCCGCAGGTGCAGGTGCAGCCATGTTGGCCCCCGGAAGTTCCCAATGGGGACACTCCCAACGAAGCCACTCTCAACGAAGCGACTCCCAATGGGGCCACTCCCAACGAAGCCACTCTCAACGAAGCGACTCCCAATGGGGCCACTCCCAACGAGGGGTGCGAAGGCACAGCCGAGCCAAGAGCGGACTACGCCACGGAGACGATAGCAAACGCGAAGGAGATCCTGCGAAACAGCAACCAGTACGTGATGAGGGAGCCCAAGTTGGAGGCGGATGAGCTGAATGGCCTCGAGGAGATTTTGCACAGCAAGGATGGCGAGGTGGCCTCCGTCGTGGGAGGTACCATCGGGGGAGGAACACTCGGGGGAGTGGAAACGGATGGTCACGCCCCCGCGAGCGAGCCGAACGACGCAAACATGACGGCGCTGTTGGGAAAGGGCAACTCGTCCCTGCCATTCATCCTCAAGGGAATCTCGGAGACCCTAAACCACATCCTCACAGaggacaaaatgaaaaacagaaataaaaataagctCATACAAGTGGTGCAAAACGCACACATGCTCCTCAGATCAAAATACAATTTGGTCCTGAAATGTGACTCCAATTTGGCCAccattgtaaaaaaaattaagaggcTTTATAGGCTCTACAGAAAGTTGGATGTCCCTGCAGGCATGTCTAGGAGGGTGCCCACGTCTGTTGGGGTGGTTGGTACAGATGTACTGCCCGTTGGACGTATCGCTCGGGGTGAGCGGCAGCCAGTTGGGGGTGCTCCTACACAAGGTAATGCCAACACGAGTGCCTCTaacaatgggggggaaaaggaggtGCGCAGAAACGACCCTTCAAGTGATGCTTCGTCAGTTGGGTGCAGACGCAGTTGGAacgttggggggggagagggaaatGAAGAGGCGCTGCAGTCGACGCTGCAGGAGAAGCTGCTCAATGGGGGGCCGCTACAGGAGGCCCCTCTCCATGAGGTAGCCCCCCCTGCAATGGTAACTCCCAACGAGGCACTCCCACACGCCCGTCATGACACAACCACGGTGGAGGGCTTCCCCCAAGGAGACACAAAAGAAGATGGCAACTGCGATGGGAAGGAGGACCACCCCCTGGGTGCAAAACAATTAAGCTATTCATTCGTTAAGGGTGATGAGGGGCGAAGTTATAAAAACCTCACGAGCATTGATTCCAAGTCGACGGCCATGTCCACCCACAAGGAGGACACGGGGTCGTCAGTCACGAcggaggggaggggaaaaaaaataaaaccgcAGCGGGGGCGAACAGGGGGGGGTGCGGCGAAAGCGGCAAATGCGGCGAGCGCGGTGAGCGCGGCGGACGAGGCAGAAATGCACCCCGCTCGCAATCAACACTGCGGACACCCCACTTCCACTGCACACTACGGACACCCCGCGCGGAGCCCAACGAAGGAACGAaacaagaacaaaaaaaaaaaggaacgggaaaaaaagagaatccTCCACGAGCTGAGCAAGCTGAACGCCCTGTTCTTCTTCACGTTCAACCACAAGGGGGACATTATAAATTACCTGCACCGGGAGATAAGCTCGAGCATTTCGGAGTTCGACGCGGCGTACCAGCTGTACGTCTCCAAGTAG
- a CDS encoding 60S ribosomal protein L30, putative (encoded by transcript PVX_001835A) translates to MAKKSKKSAGDNINAKLQLVMKSGKYQFGRKSCLKALRTGKGKLVIVSSNCPPIQRSVIEYYAMLSKCGVHDYHGDNNDLGTACGKLFRISCLVITDVGDSDIIKTNE, encoded by the exons ATGGCGAAGAAGTCAAAGAAGAGCGCGGGAGATAACATCAACGCGAAGCTACAGCTGGTGATGAAGTCCGGCAAGTATCAGTTCGGGAGGAAGTCCTGCCTGAAGGCCCTGCGAACCGGGAAAG GCAAGCTCGTCATCGTCAGCAGCAACTGCCCACCCATCCAGAGGAGCGTCATCGAGTACTACGCCATGCTATCGAAGTGTGGGGTCCACGATTACCACGGAGATAACAACGACTTGGGTACCGCCTGCGGAAAGTTGTTTCGCATCAGCTGCCTGGTCATCACGGACGTGGGTGACTCGGACATTATAAAGACGAATGAGTAG
- a CDS encoding hypothetical protein, conserved (encoded by transcript PVX_001840A), translating to MPNREVKRRPGEIDDVYFCDTMRRELQLLADEYKKKSRRKFFLKCILKTELLVVTIFLAPLLACLVFLKDNDIISSHYLTALFVLITLLLLLFVFLYNEIEDAQKNEFLRKINEAAKLLSPRNIPKKKKEDDCHLSYLSNSHFIFIKRNGRWELLPTNLLIQQDLFLLRAGDLIPCSCVEYNLEESAYGRRYEKYEVFMPMDKDHISMNLLTRHGREDKRDYLPSFHLYSFVAQEDVSISTIKRYMQNSTDESKISKHKGNLRNVILTEKIHTFYLCTWVVLFLLCGAAAAVYFADMKSHGEEVPHFVIMYFLLYSVLMSLTMLPFFHRIFSELIHGYCSSLNLVYESYFKDEMNCERNFSSSFDFSTTTEDTSYADKKRFGLFYTLKSIFFLIIRGIKIDKCYLNILSDCSVLCFLDSSGLLIDSNHSIKEICLYNHLNTKKEAPLSSTVTKGAPTHHNYILTVIDILMDNKSMYAYQRIKNRKILHALFLLSYYTQLPKYIRLLDEFQNNIVSYMNQVDYSHLFICLCDIGNLSYPYNKLFLCVENKSNYELYKKKSSELKKHKKGVADGGELKKREKVEANGGELPYHVHEHGEKGHALGINIYDAVTSRDNFVFAFILCEKKKDKYHLFLKGQLDALVNKCMFYYDGKAMKRLKRRKKKVLRILNMQWISSGIESICFAYRPLSTEERNYMKDHFQKNIYILTIDKRKVYHLRNFNNESPFPAKANEKFLSHLLSTSIFIGNSAVKLMTNSEIQTRINDFYNAGIRFVHFSKTDQANTRNVSNLLGMETNWNTSISLSLNDKSSFKNRDGKVVIPSGINNIKTHIQEVDDIPLRVSSYSGCNQFNTAEMIKILLDNNEIITCVGNSLNCCNFEMYSLCNYAVSILLPYNNACKDCQGKRERNTPFDELSTKQNPIIAYASFVNTLPCNLIVEKRRLDLSENIMELVYKLLKSSRIHKKNVSLTIFFFYFYYSQLSFLLFIISVFFLPPLISVMDYLLFILLIIPLLSIALLGNDNNGTIMNEIPDRVITREFLLKRLLFYLIRWIPFLLFCITLPVYYVKLINKEFASRFEPLYKLSCVQNSKTYFSCLFIFLILSLLYVALRVYMLPPYYAVQLPDATLGILTVIFSLIILATNETLKRVEARIKTNRQKYLKVLFGTRLGMWSPK from the exons ATGCCTAACAGGGAAGTGAAGCGGCGCCCGGGAGAAATAGATGACGTTTATTTCTGTGACACCATGAGGAGGGAGCTCCAG CTGCTAGCAGATGAGTACAAAAAGAAGTCGCGACGGAAgttctttttaaagtgcATCCTGAAGACGGAGCTCCTCGTCGtgaccatttttttggcGCCCCTCTTGGCGTGCCTGGTGTTTCTCAAGG ACAACGACATAATCAGTTCGCACTACCTGACTGCCCTGTTCGTGCTCATaacgctgctgctgcttctgtTCGTCTTTCTGTACAACGAAATTGAGGATGCCCAA AAAAACGAATTCTtgcgaaaaataaacgaaGCCGCGAAGTTGCTGTCGCCAAGGAACATCcccaaaaagaagaaggaagacgaCTGCCATTTGAGTTACTTGTCTAActctcattttatttttattaagagGAACGGGAGATGGGAGCTGCTGCCGACGAACCTG CTCATCCAGCAGGACCTCTTCCTGCTGCGCGCCGGGGACCTCATCCCCTGCAGCTGCGTGGAGTACAACCTGGAGGAGAGCG cgtaCGGGCGGCGCTACGAAAAGTACGAGGTGTTCATGCCCATGGACAAGGACCACATCAGCATGAACCTGCTGACGAGGCACGGGAGAGAGGACAAGAGGGACTACCTGCCCTCCTTCCACCTGTACTCATTTGTGGCTCAAGAAGATGTCTCCATAAGCACCATCAAGAGATATATGCAAAACTCCACGGACGAGAGCAAAATTTCGAAGCATAAGGGCAACTTGAGGAACGTCATATTGACCGAGAAGATACACACGTTTTACCTGTGCACCTGGGTGGTTCTGTTTTTGCTGTGCGGCGCGGCGGCGGCGGTGTA cTTCGCCGACATGAAGAGCCACGGGGAGGAGGTCCCCCACTTCGTCATCATGTACTTCCTGCTCTACAGCGTGCTGATGTCGCTCACGATGCTGCCCTTTTTCCACAG AATCTTCTCGGAGCTGATACACGGATACTGCTCCTCCCTGAACCTGGTCTACGAGAGCTACTTCAAAGACGAGATGAACTGCGAGCGGaacttctcctcctcgtttGACTTCTCCACGACAACGGAAGACACCTCCTACGCGGACAAGAAGCGCTTCGGCTTGTTCTACACCCTGAAGAGCATATTCTTTCTAATCATCAGG ggcATCAAGATCGACAAGTGCTACCTGAACATCCTGAGCGACTGCTCCGTGCTGTGCTTCCTGGACAGCAGCGGACTGCTAATCGACAGCAACCACAGCATCAAGGAGATCTGCCTGTACAACCACCTGAACACGAAGAAGGAGGCCCCGCTCAGCTCCACCGTGACGAAGGGGGCGCCCACTCACCACAACTACATCCTCACCGTCATCGACATCCTCATGGACAACAAGAGCATGTACGCCTACCAGAGGATTAAGAACCGAAAAATCCTCCACGCCCTCTTCTTGCTCTCCTACTACACCCAGCTGCCCAAGTACATCAG GCTGCTGGACGAGTTCCAAAACAACATCGTGAGCTACATGAACCAGGTGGACTACAGCCACCTCTTCATTTGCCTCTGCGACATCGGCAACCTCTCCTACCCGTACAACAA gctcTTCCTCTGCGTGGAAAACAAAAGCAACTACGAGCTGTACAAGAAGAAGAGCAGCGAGTTGAAGAAGCACAAGAAGGGCGTAGCGGACGGCGGCGAGCTGAAGAAGCGCGAGAAGGTCGAGGCGAACGGAGGCGAGCTACCATACCACGTGCACGAGCACGGCGAGAAGGGCCACGCCCTGGGCATCAACATCTACGACGCGGTCACGTCCAGAGACAACTTCGTGTTCGCCTTCATCCTCTgcgagaagaagaaggacaaGTACCACCTCTTCCTGAAG GGACAACTGGACGCCCTCGTGAACAAGTGCATGTTTTACTACGACGGGAAGGCCATGAAGCGGCTGAAGCGgcggaagaagaaggtgcTCCGCATCCTGAACATGCAGTGGATTTCCTCGG GAATCGAAAGCATATGCTTTGCGTACCGACCCCTGAGCACAGAGGAGAGGAACTACATGAAGGAccacttccaaaaaaatatttacatccTGACGATCGACAAGCGGAAGGTCTACCACCTGCGGAACTTTAACAATGAGAGCCCCTTCCCCGCGAAGGCGAATGAGAAGTTCCTGTCCCACCTGCTGTCCACCAGCATCTTCATCG gcAACTCCGCAGTGAAGCTCATGACGAACAGCGAAATTCAGACGAGGATAAACGACTTTTACAAT GCAGGAATCCGCTTCGTACATTTCAGCAAAACGGACCAAGCCAACACGCGGAACGTGTCGAACCTGTTGGGCATGGAGACCAACTGGAACACGTCCATCTCGCTGAGTCTCAACGATAA GTCCAGCTTCAAAAACAGGGACGGGAAGGTCGTCATCCCGAGCGGCATCAACAACATCAAGACGCACATTCAGGAG GTGGACGACATCCCGCTGAGGGTCTCCTCCTACTCAGGCTGCAACCAGTTCAACACGGCCGAGATGATCAAAATTTTGCTG gATAACAACGAAATCATCACCTGCGTCGGGAACAGCCTCAACTGCTGCAATTTCGAGATGTACAGTCTGTGCAATTACGCCGTGTCCATTCTGCTACCGTATAATAATGCGTGTAAAGATTGCCaggggaaaagggagaggaacaCCCCATTTGATGAGTTGTCTACGAAGCAGAACCCCATCATTGCGTATGCCTCCTTTGTTAATACGCTACCGTGCAATTTGATAGTGGAGAAGCGTCGCCTGG ACCTGTCCGAAAACATAATGGAGCTCGTGTACAAGCTGCTGAAGAGCTCACGGATCCACAAGAAGAACGTCTCGctgacgattttttttttttatttctactaCTCCCAGTTGTCCTTTCTGCTCTTCATCATTTCGGTGTtctttttgccccccctgaTCTCG gtgaTGGACTACCTCCTGTTCATCCTGCTGATCATCCCCCTGCTGTCAATCGCCCTCCTGGGCAACGACAACAACGGCACCATCATGAATGAAATCCCCGACAGGGTCATCACGCGCGAGTTCCTGCTGAAGAGGCTG CTCTTCTACCTCATCCGGTGGATCCCCTTCCTACTCTTCTGCATCACGTTGCCCGTCTACTATGTAAAGCTCATTAACAAGGAGTTTGCCAGCAG GTTCGAACCCCTCTACAAGCTCAGCTGCGTGCAGAACTCCAAGACGTATTTCTCCTGCCTGTTtatcttcctcattttgagCCTCCTGTACGTGGCCCTCCGCGTCTACATGCTCCCCCCCTACTACGCAGTTCAG CTTCCCGATGCGACTCTCGGCATACTTACAGTCATCTTCAGCCTCATCATATTGGCGACGAACGAGACGTTGAAGCGCGTCGAGGCAAGGATCAAAACGAACAGGCAGAAATATTTGAAGGTTTTGTTTGGGACTCGCCTGGGCATGTGGAGCCCCAAGTGA